The following proteins come from a genomic window of Solidesulfovibrio sp.:
- a CDS encoding winged helix-turn-helix transcriptional regulator has protein sequence MSSLPALPLDTQYFAPSRDTWVLAILDALCHDSGLSQRDLARKLGVSGAVVNQHLRELQERGLIRFEARNGKSYRYIPTPDGQALRADMARDFSSEAIRIYAALKRQVGERLHGLARDNIERIALFGASETCEVALSVLAGLPIKVLAVVDNDLGKQGGLFHGYVVSPPHVLEMVDCQAVLITSFGRRDEIRQQLEPLCLARGMEMVSL, from the coding sequence ATGAGCAGTTTGCCGGCCTTGCCACTGGATACCCAGTATTTCGCCCCCAGCCGCGACACCTGGGTGCTGGCCATCTTGGACGCGCTTTGCCACGACAGCGGCCTGTCCCAGCGCGATCTGGCCCGCAAGCTCGGCGTCAGCGGCGCGGTGGTCAACCAGCACCTGCGGGAGCTCCAGGAACGGGGGCTGATCCGTTTCGAAGCCAGAAACGGCAAGAGCTACCGCTATATCCCCACACCCGACGGCCAGGCCCTGCGCGCCGACATGGCCCGGGATTTTTCCAGCGAAGCCATCCGCATCTACGCCGCCCTCAAGCGGCAGGTCGGGGAGCGCCTGCACGGGCTTGCCCGGGACAACATCGAGCGGATCGCCCTGTTTGGCGCCTCGGAAACCTGCGAGGTGGCCCTGTCGGTCCTGGCCGGCCTGCCGATCAAGGTCCTGGCCGTGGTGGACAACGACCTGGGCAAGCAGGGCGGCCTTTTTCACGGCTACGTCGTGTCTCCGCCCCATGTCCTCGAGATGGTGGACTGCCAGGCCGTCTTGATCACGTCCTTCGGGCGTCGGGACGAGATCCGTCAACAATTAGAGCCCCTGTGTCTCGCCCGGGGGATGGAGATGGTGAGCCTATGA
- a CDS encoding FAD-binding protein: protein MTAPVSPAIATLPPVDVLVLGAGLAGLRAAWAALSARPGATVAVAMPGPGPSGASFYNANGRLGIHAPDGAAEAEAFCREAAAVAGPGMLDEGLVAILAAEALARRRELEALGVAFERGPDGALRLFGSCFSPDSRRAAIVTDLPGLGRAMGDRVTASGGLWLPRRTAVGLVREPDGGAVRGALLEDASGRLFAQPAGAVVAAMGGPAPLFARHQGAAAGVGFGHGLLGAAGAVMANTAFLQWMWARLADRRFWPVWELLDGRARVAASLPEAVARLAAGRASHCPLGHGLADAALDRWLLDTAAPDGTVVVDRHGEATAVALFAHAANGGARIDGRGRTNVPGLWAVGECAAGMHGANRLGGAMVAACLVFGARAGETAAHEACRPGRAAWRRALGAALAGFARDAIEEREVTDWLARTLQGKALPRQGFDAAALGGELRRRRARTRDAVALAKLGAAALIGAPSGKDFPSVGR from the coding sequence GTGACCGCCCCCGTTTCCCCGGCTATCGCAACGCTCCCCCCGGTGGACGTCCTGGTGCTCGGGGCCGGCCTGGCCGGCCTGCGCGCCGCCTGGGCCGCCCTGTCGGCGCGACCGGGGGCAACCGTGGCCGTGGCCATGCCCGGCCCGGGGCCGTCCGGGGCTTCCTTTTATAATGCCAACGGCCGCCTGGGCATCCATGCCCCGGATGGGGCCGCCGAGGCCGAGGCCTTTTGCCGCGAGGCGGCGGCCGTGGCCGGCCCGGGGATGCTCGACGAGGGCCTGGTCGCGATTCTGGCTGCCGAGGCCCTGGCCCGCCGGCGCGAACTGGAGGCCCTGGGGGTCGCCTTCGAGCGCGGCCCGGACGGGGCGCTCAGGCTTTTCGGCTCGTGCTTCAGCCCCGATTCCCGGCGGGCCGCCATTGTGACCGACCTGCCAGGGCTCGGCCGGGCCATGGGCGACCGGGTGACGGCATCCGGCGGACTGTGGTTGCCGCGGCGAACGGCCGTGGGCCTTGTCCGGGAGCCGGACGGCGGGGCGGTCCGTGGGGCGCTTCTGGAAGACGCCTCGGGACGGCTTTTCGCCCAGCCGGCCGGGGCGGTGGTGGCGGCCATGGGCGGCCCGGCCCCGCTTTTCGCCCGCCATCAGGGCGCGGCGGCCGGGGTCGGATTCGGCCACGGCCTGCTGGGGGCCGCCGGGGCGGTCATGGCCAATACCGCCTTCCTGCAATGGATGTGGGCGCGCCTGGCCGATCGGCGCTTCTGGCCCGTATGGGAGCTGCTCGACGGCCGGGCCAGGGTCGCCGCTTCCCTGCCCGAGGCCGTGGCTCGTCTGGCCGCCGGCCGGGCCAGCCACTGCCCCCTGGGGCACGGGTTGGCCGACGCGGCCCTGGACCGGTGGCTGCTCGATACGGCCGCGCCCGACGGCACGGTCGTCGTGGACCGGCACGGGGAAGCGACGGCGGTGGCGCTTTTTGCCCATGCCGCCAACGGCGGGGCGCGCATCGACGGGCGGGGACGGACGAATGTGCCGGGGCTTTGGGCCGTGGGCGAATGCGCCGCGGGCATGCACGGGGCCAACCGCCTGGGCGGGGCCATGGTGGCGGCCTGTCTGGTTTTTGGCGCCCGGGCCGGGGAAACGGCCGCGCACGAGGCTTGCCGGCCGGGGCGAGCGGCCTGGCGGCGGGCGCTGGGGGCGGCGCTGGCCGGTTTCGCGCGCGACGCGATCGAGGAGCGGGAGGTTACGGACTGGCTGGCCCGGACCTTGCAAGGTAAGGCCTTGCCGCGCCAGGGCTTCGACGCCGCAGCCTTGGGCGGCGAACTGCGCCGGCGCCGGGCGCGCACTCGGGATGCCGTGGCCCTGGCCAAGCTCGGGGCGGCGGCCTTGATCGGGGCGCCGAGCGGTAAAGATTTTCCGTCCGTCGGCCGATAA
- a CDS encoding serine/threonine protein kinase, with the protein MPPSARELLARLAPDFPVRYAGEIHTDTTEFMRIGYGDVIAVGERHFLVLRDEAERRFGLEDPKYWVKRCRDLETGGRNLVKLVFHESFPMTIGSMVVTCTRSPRKESRILDLVRGDDRFMQGLTIPDTAGNPVRILDVVPGKRLDEKIEALDMPHRDYFLELFPEVLARFIEACQAIAWLHARDEKHGDVRRDHLYVRYDTGTYTWIDFDYTFDFQDSPFGLDLFGLGNILQFLVGMGQHTTQSVSAEMRSRIVPEDCSIMFPNRIVNLQKLFPYIPDALTKVLSRFSLAANIFYDATPDLIRDLTQAHEAVARLRQAP; encoded by the coding sequence TTGCCCCCATCCGCCCGCGAACTGCTGGCCCGCCTGGCCCCGGATTTCCCCGTCCGATACGCCGGGGAAATCCATACCGACACCACGGAATTCATGCGCATCGGCTATGGCGACGTCATCGCCGTGGGAGAACGCCATTTCCTGGTGCTGCGCGACGAGGCCGAACGCCGCTTCGGCCTGGAAGACCCCAAATACTGGGTCAAGCGCTGCCGCGACCTGGAAACCGGCGGCCGCAACCTGGTCAAACTCGTCTTTCACGAATCCTTTCCCATGACCATCGGCAGCATGGTCGTGACCTGCACCCGCAGCCCCCGCAAGGAATCGCGCATCCTGGACCTGGTGCGCGGCGACGACCGCTTCATGCAGGGGCTGACCATCCCCGACACGGCGGGCAATCCGGTGCGCATTCTCGACGTGGTGCCGGGCAAGCGCCTGGACGAGAAGATCGAGGCCCTGGACATGCCGCACCGGGACTATTTCCTCGAGCTATTTCCCGAGGTGCTGGCCCGGTTCATCGAGGCCTGCCAGGCCATCGCCTGGCTGCACGCGCGCGACGAAAAACACGGCGACGTACGGCGCGACCACCTGTACGTGCGCTACGACACCGGAACCTACACCTGGATCGATTTCGACTACACTTTCGACTTCCAGGACAGCCCCTTCGGCCTGGACCTGTTCGGCCTGGGCAACATCCTCCAGTTCCTGGTCGGCATGGGGCAGCACACCACCCAGTCCGTTTCGGCCGAGATGCGTTCGCGCATCGTCCCGGAAGACTGTTCCATCATGTTTCCCAACCGCATCGTCAACCTGCAAAAGCTCTTTCCCTACATACCCGACGCGCTCACCAAGGTGTTGTCGCGTTTTTCCCTGGCGGCCAACATCTTTTACGACGCCACGCCCGACCTCATCCGCGACCTGACCCAGGCCCACGAGGCCGTCGCGCGCCTGCGCCAAGCCCCCTGA
- a CDS encoding universal stress protein — MNIGKILIAFDGSENSRRAVAYTAAMTGGGPERRITVAAIERPPDRDLYPDDASWKEECARRVAQIHTALDDAKDMLQAAGIPAARVETQFVESCRSPLRESRECSIGTSIALEILRLAEEGGYGTLVVGRRGVSKQEEFLFGSVSTKIIQAAKGLAVWVVA; from the coding sequence ATGAACATCGGTAAAATCCTCATCGCCTTCGACGGCTCGGAAAACTCCCGCCGCGCCGTGGCCTACACCGCCGCCATGACCGGCGGCGGGCCCGAGCGCCGCATCACCGTGGCGGCCATCGAGCGGCCGCCGGACCGTGACCTCTACCCCGACGACGCCTCCTGGAAGGAGGAATGCGCCCGGCGCGTGGCGCAAATCCACACGGCCCTGGACGACGCCAAGGACATGCTGCAGGCGGCCGGCATCCCGGCCGCGCGCGTGGAGACGCAATTCGTGGAAAGCTGCCGCTCGCCGCTTCGCGAATCCCGGGAGTGCAGCATCGGCACGAGCATCGCCCTGGAGATCCTGCGCCTGGCCGAGGAAGGCGGCTACGGCACCCTGGTGGTCGGCCGGCGGGGCGTGTCCAAGCAGGAGGAGTTCCTGTTCGGCAGCGTCTCGACCAAGATCATCCAGGCGGCCAAGGGCCTGGCCGTGTGGGTGGTGGCCTAG
- the pdxA gene encoding 4-hydroxythreonine-4-phosphate dehydrogenase PdxA: MPLPPLLLTLGDANGIGPELVCRLFTDEPRLAADRPIGLIGPEAALLAHCQRLALAPFWTPLDAAAPDALAACPPGVYLLVPPRLAGLPVTPGRETPAGGLAAGESLEYAVANLARHPDWGLVTGPLSKAALNAAGFAFPGHTEFLAERSGVGRAGVCMHLCGPVLRVSLVTTHPPLANVPALVTYDRVALCLALTWEYVKRLGLSAKPMAVCGLNPHAGEGGLLGGEDEAVVRPAVAAARGKGMAATGPLPADTVFHRAVAGEFSAILAMYHDQGLPPLKMLHFHETVNVTLGLPFVRTSVGHGTAFELVGTGRAATGSLRAALELAGRLTGGRT; the protein is encoded by the coding sequence ATGCCCCTCCCCCCGTTGCTGCTGACCCTCGGCGACGCCAACGGCATCGGCCCCGAACTCGTCTGCCGGCTGTTCACGGACGAACCGCGCCTCGCCGCCGACCGGCCCATCGGCCTCATCGGCCCCGAGGCGGCCCTGCTGGCCCACTGCCAACGCCTTGCCCTGGCCCCGTTCTGGACGCCCCTCGACGCCGCCGCGCCCGACGCCTTGGCCGCTTGCCCGCCGGGTGTCTATCTGCTTGTGCCGCCGCGCCTGGCCGGGCTGCCGGTCACGCCTGGCAGGGAGACCCCGGCCGGCGGGCTGGCCGCCGGGGAATCCCTGGAATACGCCGTGGCCAACCTGGCCCGCCACCCCGATTGGGGGCTGGTCACCGGGCCGCTGTCCAAGGCGGCGCTCAACGCCGCCGGCTTCGCCTTTCCCGGGCATACGGAATTTCTGGCCGAGCGTTCCGGCGTGGGGCGCGCCGGGGTGTGCATGCACCTGTGCGGGCCGGTCCTGCGGGTCAGCCTCGTCACCACCCATCCGCCCCTGGCGAACGTGCCGGCGCTTGTCACCTACGACCGGGTGGCCCTGTGCCTGGCGCTCACCTGGGAGTACGTGAAGCGGCTGGGGCTTTCCGCCAAGCCCATGGCCGTGTGCGGGCTCAATCCCCATGCCGGGGAGGGGGGCTTGCTCGGCGGCGAGGACGAGGCGGTGGTGCGCCCGGCCGTGGCGGCGGCCCGGGGCAAGGGGATGGCGGCGACCGGGCCGCTGCCGGCGGATACGGTCTTTCACCGGGCCGTGGCCGGCGAATTCTCGGCGATTTTGGCCATGTACCACGACCAGGGCCTGCCGCCGCTCAAGATGCTGCACTTCCACGAGACGGTCAACGTGACCCTGGGCCTGCCGTTCGTGCGCACTTCGGTCGGCCACGGCACGGCCTTCGAACTGGTGGGCACGGGCCGGGCGGCCACGGGCAGCTTGCGGGCGGCCCTGGAACTGGCCGGACGGCTGACAGGCGGCCGGACCTAG
- the glgB gene encoding 1,4-alpha-glucan branching protein GlgB — protein sequence MPASPTTATSCLPVTIGELDIYLFGQGQHWDLYRVLGAHPHDGPQGPGYRFAVWAPNARAVSVVGDFNAWAPGAHGLHPVAASGVWAGYIPGFAHGTLYKFAVTGKYGETVEKTDPFALFAEMRPGVAARAWSLDGYAWNDAAWMEARRENGLPLNDAVSAYEVHAGSWRWKTKDYGSFYSYRDLAEHLVPYVRDLGFSHIEFMPLAEHPLDESWGYQTGHYFAPTSRFGTPEDLRLLIDTCHQAGIGVILDWVPGHFPKDSWGLGRFDGTGLYEHEDPRQGEHPDWGTYVFNYGRHEVRNFLFANALYWFKEFHIDGIRIDAVASMLYLDYSRKEGEWVPNRYGGKENLEAIEFLRDLNVVVHEHFPGAAMIAEESTSWPGVSRPVYTGGLGFTFKWNMGWMNDTLDYFAKDPVFRSYHQNQLTFSMLYAFHENFVLPLSHDEVTHGKGSLVGKMPGDQWRQMANLRLFLSYMWAHPGKKLLFMGCEFGQWKEWNAREELDWVLTEFPSHRGAMDLVRTLNALHRAWPAMHARDNDWTGFEWVDLSDYTSSVITFLRKAQGAPPILWAFNFTPVARENYDVGCRAPGFWKEIFNSDSAFFGGTDIGNGGGVMARPATYGGWPHYLSLTLPPLAAVALTPE from the coding sequence ATGCCAGCCAGCCCCACGACCGCGACGTCCTGCCTGCCCGTGACCATCGGCGAGCTCGACATCTACCTTTTCGGCCAGGGACAGCACTGGGACCTCTACCGCGTGCTCGGCGCCCATCCCCATGACGGGCCGCAAGGCCCGGGCTACCGCTTCGCCGTCTGGGCGCCCAACGCCCGGGCCGTGTCCGTGGTCGGCGATTTCAACGCCTGGGCCCCGGGCGCCCACGGCCTGCATCCCGTGGCCGCCTCCGGCGTGTGGGCCGGCTACATCCCGGGCTTCGCCCACGGCACGCTCTACAAGTTCGCCGTGACCGGCAAATACGGCGAGACCGTGGAAAAAACCGACCCCTTCGCCCTGTTCGCCGAGATGCGCCCCGGCGTGGCCGCCCGCGCCTGGAGCCTCGACGGCTACGCCTGGAACGACGCCGCCTGGATGGAGGCCCGGCGGGAAAACGGCCTGCCCCTAAACGACGCCGTGTCCGCCTACGAGGTCCACGCCGGTTCCTGGCGCTGGAAAACCAAGGACTACGGCTCGTTTTATTCCTACCGCGACCTGGCCGAACACCTCGTGCCCTACGTGCGCGACCTGGGTTTTTCCCACATCGAATTCATGCCCCTGGCCGAGCATCCCCTGGACGAATCCTGGGGCTACCAGACCGGGCACTACTTCGCCCCGACCTCGCGCTTCGGCACGCCCGAGGACCTGCGCCTGCTCATCGACACCTGCCACCAGGCCGGCATCGGCGTCATCCTCGACTGGGTGCCCGGCCATTTCCCCAAGGACAGCTGGGGCCTGGGCCGCTTCGACGGCACCGGGCTCTACGAGCACGAGGATCCGCGCCAGGGCGAACACCCGGACTGGGGCACCTACGTCTTCAACTACGGCCGCCACGAGGTGCGCAACTTCCTTTTCGCCAACGCCCTGTACTGGTTCAAGGAATTCCACATCGACGGCATCCGCATCGACGCCGTGGCCAGCATGCTCTACCTCGACTACTCCCGCAAGGAAGGGGAGTGGGTTCCCAACAGGTACGGCGGCAAGGAGAATCTGGAAGCCATCGAGTTCCTGCGCGACCTCAACGTCGTGGTCCACGAGCATTTCCCGGGCGCGGCCATGATCGCCGAGGAGTCCACCTCCTGGCCCGGCGTCTCGCGCCCGGTCTACACCGGGGGCCTCGGGTTCACCTTCAAGTGGAACATGGGCTGGATGAACGATACGCTGGACTATTTCGCCAAGGACCCCGTCTTCCGGTCCTACCACCAGAACCAGTTGACCTTTTCCATGCTCTACGCCTTCCACGAAAACTTCGTCCTGCCGCTGTCCCACGACGAGGTCACCCACGGCAAGGGGTCGCTGGTCGGCAAGATGCCCGGCGACCAGTGGCGGCAGATGGCCAACCTGCGCCTGTTCCTGTCGTACATGTGGGCCCACCCGGGCAAGAAGCTGCTGTTCATGGGCTGCGAGTTCGGCCAGTGGAAGGAATGGAACGCCCGGGAGGAACTGGACTGGGTGCTCACGGAATTCCCCAGCCACCGGGGGGCCATGGACCTGGTGCGGACCCTCAATGCCCTGCACCGGGCCTGGCCGGCCATGCACGCCCGCGACAACGACTGGACCGGTTTCGAGTGGGTGGACCTGTCGGATTACACCTCCTCGGTCATCACCTTCCTGCGCAAGGCGCAAGGCGCCCCGCCCATCCTGTGGGCCTTCAACTTCACGCCCGTGGCCCGCGAAAACTACGACGTGGGCTGCCGCGCGCCGGGTTTCTGGAAGGAGATCTTCAATTCCGATTCCGCCTTTTTCGGCGGCACGGACATCGGCAACGGCGGCGGCGTCATGGCCCGGCCCGCCACCTACGGCGGCTGGCCCCACTACCTCTCCCTGACGCTCCCCCCCCTGGCCGCCGTCGCGTTGACGCCGGAGTAA
- the glgA gene encoding glycogen synthase GlgA codes for MKFHHKVLFVASEIYPFSKTGGLGDVMGALPKELKRQGVNVALIAPYYGRLNTGDHQLRLIYSKIRVGYPWAPITADIYTATCDDVPVYFVQRGEYFDRRFYYNTHDGDYFDNCERFIFFCRATMAWASRLDGAPAIVHAHDWQAALVPAYLRFLRPGAPYWRDTKTIMTIHNLAFQGRFASRLFWDCGLPREAWTMDGAEFWGDFNLLKAGIAYSDIITTVSPTYALEILYPQFGCGLEGILTKRADRLRGILNGADYTVWDPINDRYLPSIYSPDDLSGKDICKRNLVAELGIDRRFLKRPILGFIGRIRDQKGVDLLIDIMARLMEKDVAVVVLGEGSLDYEAVLLDMMETYPGRLVVRIGYTEDLAHRIQAGSDIFLMPSRYEPCGLTQMYALRFGTPPVATAVGGLRDTIVSWPDPEATGFTFREPDPDQFFRAVCDAVALWEQPGEWRGMVRRAMRADYSWEKAAKNYISLYRELGADI; via the coding sequence ATGAAGTTTCATCACAAGGTCCTCTTTGTCGCTTCGGAGATATATCCCTTTTCCAAGACCGGCGGTCTTGGCGACGTCATGGGCGCGCTGCCCAAGGAACTCAAGCGCCAGGGCGTCAACGTCGCCCTGATCGCCCCCTACTACGGCCGGCTCAATACCGGCGACCACCAACTGCGCCTGATCTATTCCAAGATCCGCGTCGGCTATCCCTGGGCGCCCATCACGGCCGACATCTACACCGCCACCTGCGACGACGTGCCGGTCTATTTCGTCCAGCGCGGCGAATACTTCGACCGCCGCTTCTACTACAACACCCACGACGGCGACTATTTCGACAACTGCGAACGCTTCATCTTCTTTTGCCGGGCCACCATGGCCTGGGCCAGCCGCCTGGACGGCGCCCCGGCCATCGTCCACGCCCACGACTGGCAGGCCGCCCTGGTGCCGGCCTATCTGCGCTTCCTGCGGCCCGGCGCCCCCTACTGGCGCGACACCAAAACCATCATGACCATCCACAACCTGGCCTTCCAGGGCCGGTTCGCCTCGCGGCTTTTCTGGGACTGCGGGTTGCCGCGCGAGGCCTGGACCATGGACGGGGCCGAGTTCTGGGGCGATTTCAACCTGCTCAAGGCCGGCATCGCCTACTCGGACATCATCACCACCGTCAGCCCCACCTACGCCCTGGAGATCCTCTATCCCCAGTTCGGCTGCGGCCTGGAGGGCATCCTGACCAAGCGGGCCGACAGGCTGCGCGGCATTTTAAACGGCGCCGACTACACCGTCTGGGACCCGATAAACGACCGCTACCTGCCAAGCATCTACAGCCCCGACGATTTGTCGGGCAAGGACATCTGCAAACGCAACCTCGTGGCCGAACTCGGCATCGACCGCCGCTTCCTCAAGCGGCCCATCCTCGGGTTCATCGGCCGCATCCGCGACCAGAAGGGCGTGGACCTGCTCATCGACATCATGGCCCGGCTCATGGAAAAGGACGTGGCCGTGGTGGTGCTCGGCGAGGGCAGCCTCGACTACGAGGCCGTGCTGCTCGACATGATGGAGACCTATCCCGGCAGGCTGGTGGTGCGCATCGGCTACACCGAGGACCTGGCCCACCGCATCCAGGCCGGCTCCGACATTTTCCTGATGCCCTCGCGCTACGAGCCCTGCGGGCTGACGCAAATGTACGCCCTGCGCTTCGGCACGCCGCCCGTGGCCACGGCCGTGGGCGGGCTGCGCGACACCATCGTGTCCTGGCCCGACCCCGAGGCCACGGGTTTCACCTTCCGCGAACCCGACCCCGATCAGTTCTTCCGGGCCGTGTGCGACGCCGTGGCCCTGTGGGAGCAGCCCGGGGAGTGGCGCGGCATGGTCAGGCGGGCCATGCGGGCGGACTATTCCTGGGAAAAGGCGGCCAAAAACTACATCAGCCTGTATCGGGAACTCGGGGCGGATATTTAA
- a CDS encoding NUDIX hydrolase, producing MALTKPCPHCGQPVVHYRNPVPTVDALIHIPGRGVVFVKRLNEPHGWALPGGFVDYGECAEKAAIREAKEETGLTVELTGLLGVYSDPARDPRQHTLSVVYLAQALDPDELAAGDDAKEVAVFPIGQWPRPLCFDHERIVNDYARLFTNVNPL from the coding sequence ATGGCCCTGACCAAACCCTGCCCCCATTGCGGCCAGCCCGTGGTCCACTACCGCAATCCCGTGCCCACGGTCGATGCCCTCATCCACATCCCGGGGCGCGGCGTCGTGTTCGTCAAGCGCCTCAACGAACCCCACGGCTGGGCCTTGCCCGGCGGGTTCGTCGACTACGGCGAATGCGCCGAAAAAGCCGCCATCCGCGAGGCCAAGGAGGAAACCGGGCTCACGGTGGAACTGACGGGGCTTTTGGGCGTCTATTCCGACCCGGCCCGCGACCCCAGGCAGCATACCTTGAGCGTGGTCTATCTCGCCCAGGCCCTCGACCCCGACGAACTGGCCGCCGGCGACGACGCCAAGGAAGTGGCCGTCTTTCCCATCGGCCAATGGCCCAGGCCGCTGTGCTTCGACCACGAGCGGATCGTCAATGATTATGCGAGGCTGTTTACCAACGTCAATCCGTTATAA